The following DNA comes from Paenibacillus crassostreae.
AAATCAGCAAATCTCACAGCCATCTGTCCGAAATATTCCGGCTTTGCAGTGTAACGAATTTCTCCATCCACATAATCCGCAACCCCTGCGTTCGGAAATACAGAGACAGGTACTGATAATTGACCACTAAGACTTTCAACTGCCCGCATAATGCCATTGGGTCCAGTGCGACAATTAAAGCCGATGATATCAGCGCCTTTTTGTTGAAGAATACGGAAGGCCTCCGGCATTGTATATCCATCTAATGTTCGTGCAACATCTTCAACCGCAAATTGACAGATGACAGGAATATCACTAAGCTTACGTACTCTGGACAGTGCAATCAGCAGCTCTTCAACATCATAGAATGTTTCTAGCAATATACCATCTACGCCTTCATCAAGTAGAATTGAAATTTGTTCTGCGAAATATTGTTTCAATTCCTTCGTAGACATATTGGTTCTTTTCCCACCACGAATAGATCCTACAGCACCTACCACATAGGCATCTGCCCCTGCTGCTTCTCGAGCAATCCGAACACCCGCACGATTAATTTCTTCTACTTTGGACTCTAGACCATATTTGGATAATTTATCGAAATTCGCTGAAAAGGTATTAGATTCTAATATTTGCGCCCCTGCAGCAATATAGCGACGATGAACATCCGCTACTACTTCAGGCGCTGTCAGATTGAACTCTTCATATGATATTCCCACAGGAAAACCCATTTGATATAAAAAAGTACCCATTGCTCCGTCCCCGATTAACACATTGTTCTCCAATGCCTTACGTAAATCCGGTTTCATGATTGCCCCTCCACATTGAAAGTAGTTTCGTATAAATGTATCATAGATCACTATGAATGATAAGCATTGTATTGTTCAAACAAAAATCCTAAGACCTAGATATCTTTCGATATTTAGGTACTTAGGATTGTGGCTATAAGTGGCTATTAATAGGTTGTACAATAATCTATTCAACTTATATTTCTATCGTACCTGTATATACAGCTGTTGCAGGTCCTGTCATATATACATGATTATCCACTTCATTCCACTCAATGAATAAATCGCCACCCTTGAGGCTAATCCAAGCAGAACGTTCTGTTGTCCCATTCAGAACAGAGGAGACAAGCGTCGCACAAGCCCCTGTACCACAGGCAAGAGTTGGACCCGCTCCCCGTTCCCACACTCTCATATCTACGTGACTGCGATCCCGTATTGTTGCAAATTCAACATTTGTTTTTTTAGGAAAAAGAGGATGTACTTCTAATGCAGAACCCCATTTCTCAAGATCAAATGAACACGCATCTTCGACATAAATCACACAATGCGGATTCCCCATAGAGACCGCTGTGAATTGGAATGAATTACCTTCCACCTCAACGGGATAGTTCACAATCGGGTTAGCGGTGAGCGTTGTCGGTATTTGAACACCATCTAAAATAGGTTCCCCCATATCAACGGTAACTTTCTCTACATTACCATCCCTCATATGAAGATGAACTTGCTGTGCACCCGCCCCTAAGGTTTCGATCGTTATTTCATCCGCTGTTACATACCCATGATCATATACGTATTTCGCCACACAGCGAATAGCATTTCCACATTGCTCCGCTTCTGAACCGTCTGAATTGATAATACGCATGCGGAAATCTGCAATATCTGAAGGCAATATATAGACAAGACCATCTGCACCAATTCCAAAAAAACGATGGCATAATTGAATCGCTAACTCGTTTGCATTTTGCGGTAACTCCTGTTCACCATATATAACTATAAAGTCATTGCCTAGTCCATGCATTTTTGTGAATTCCAATGATCCCCACTCCTTCATGATTGCTGATTATATTGTAAATAAGCATATCGTGAGGGAGGGGTCATAATCTATTAACTTTATGCTGAAATCTTTGTACTATTTGCTATAATACGTTGCGATCCATTGCGCCTTTGCTTTCTTCCACCCCATACACTCCCTGCGCCCATCAGGAAGGTCGGTATTCCAGCTGCTACAAGTGAGATTGCCCATTCACGAAATCCAAGTGGTACAGTTTTAAATATCGGTTGGAGCGGTTCGATATAGAACACACCTAGCATGAGGAGTACAGAGGATAGTACTGCTAGTACTAGATATTTGTTCTGGAATGGATTTCGATGAAATACAGAACGTGAACTACGGCAATCGAACACATGGAATAATTGTGCCATTACCAGAGTTGCAAAAGCAACAGATTGCGCCTTCAGTAACTGTCCATCTTGATCTGGTGCGACACGAAGTGTGAGCCAAAATGCTGCAAGCGTGCAGAGTCCAATTAATATTCCACGACTAATTATTTTCCAACCCAGGCGGCGGGCAAATATATTTTCTTTTGCACCTCTTGGCTTATGCTCCATCAGATCTTTCTCTGGTTGGTCTACACCTAATGCCATAGCAGGTAAACCATCTGTTACTAGGTTGACCCATAATATCTGAATCGGTAGAAGAGGTAGTGGTAATGCCAACATCATCGCAAACAACATCGTGAGGATCTCACCTACATTGGATGCCAATAGATATCGAATGAATTTACGTATGTTCTCATAAATATTACGACCTTCTTCAATCGCAGCAACAATCGTAGAGAAATTATCATCACTGAGAATTAATGATGAGGCTTCCTTGGTGACATCAGTCCCCGTTATACCCATTGCAATACCGATGTCTGCCGCTTTAATGGCAGGTGCATCGTTCACTCCGTCACCTGTCATAGCGACGACATGTCCTTTACGTTGAAGCGATTTGACGATTCGTAGTTTATGCTCTGGGGATACACGGGCATAGACGTAAATTTGATCGACCTTCGCATCCAGCTGATCATCATTAAGCTTCGCTAATTCTTGCCCACTAAGTGAAATTCCTCCTCGTGGCAAAATACCTAATTGATGGGCAATCGCTTCAGCAGTAGTTCCATGATCTCCTGTTATCATCACTGTCTTTATCCCTGCACGACGACATGTCGCTATTGAATCTCGGACTTCACGTCGTGGAGGATCGATCATTCCAGCTAACCCAACAAAGACAAGCTGTGATTCTGCATCTGCTTCACTTTCCACCCTTTCTTGTGGTCGTAATTCCCGATAAGCTGTTCCTAGCACACGTAATGCTCCTGAAGCCATGCTCTCGTTAGCCGTTAATACTTGCTGTCTCATCATCCCTGTGAGTGGAACAATATTTCCTCCCCACAGAATGTGTGAACACTGATTCAGCAAGACATCTGGTGCTCCCTTCGTATAGATGAGTCTCCCGCCTTGATGGGATACAATAACCGACATTAGCTTCCGTTCAGAATCGAATGGAAATTCAAGCTCTCGTTGATACAGACTTCCTAACGAATGAGAGTTCATCCCCATCTTGGAAGATAACGCTATAAGTGCTCCTTCAGTAGGATCCCCTTTCAAATCCCAAGTGGTATCTTTAACATCATCTTTTACCTTTCTTTTACCACGTGTCTCGTCTGACGTGACCTCTACAATCTCGGAGTTATTACATAATGCTCCGATCTGTAGCAATCGCCGCAATCCTTGGTCATTCTTAAGATCTATGGGTTGTTTTTTCTCTAATATTTGTCCTATGGGAGCATAACCATCCCCTGTTACCTCCAAGGAACGCCCCCCAACCCAGATTGAAGTGACGGTCATCTTATTCTGGGTTAATGTTCCTGTCTTATCAGAGCAGATAACAGATGCACATCCAAGTGTTTCTACAGAAGGTAATTTACGAACAATAGCTTTACGCTTGATCATCCGTTGCACACCGAGTGCCAAGGCAACCGTGACAATGGCCGGTAATCCTTCAGGAATTGCTGCAACAGCTAGACTAACACCCGCCAATAACATTCCCATGGGAGGCTGTCCGTGTAAGATCCCTGCGACAACCACTAGAATAGTAAGAGCTAAGGACAATATAATCAATATTTTGCCGAGCTGTTCCAATCTGTGTTGTAAAGGTGTCTCTTGTGCCTCTGTACTCTGAATGAGATCTGCAATCTTACCCATCTCAGTATCCATTCCTATGCGAATGACGATCCCCTTAGCTGTACCACGAGTCATCATCGTACCCATAAACCCAATATTTTTCTGATCTCCTAGTTGTACATCTTCTTCAGTAATCACTTGGCAATGTTTCGATACAGGTAAAGATTCACCCGTAAGTGCAGACTCCTCTACACTACAGCTATTGGTCTCCATCCAACGTACATCCGCAGGAACTCGATCCCCACTTTCTAATAGAACAACATCACCGGGTACAAGCAGCCTTGTGGGGATAATATTCACTTTACCACCACGGAGAACTTTCGCATTTGGTGCTGATAGATTCTTCAGTGCTCGAAGCGAACGTTCAGCTCTGAACTCTTGTACAAATCCAAGTATGCCGTTCAACAGGATGATGGCGATAATCGTAACAGCGTCTAGATATTCACCTAGAATAGCTGACAACAGGGTGGCTCCCATTAATACCACGACCATGAAATCCTTGAACTGATTCAAAAAAAGAATGATTGGAGAAATGCGTTTGCCTTCACTTAGTTCATTCCAACCACTCAGGGTCCTCTTATGTTCTACTTCTTCTTCCGTGAGGCCTTGCTGCGATTGAACACCCATGACATGTTGTAGTTCTTCCACATCCATCTGATGCCACTTTTTCAATTCCATGCTTCCCTTTCCCTCCCGGTCTACCCTCATTTTCGATGGTGCAACAGCTTTTCCACCTGGTATATCGTAATACTATTCGGACAGGTGTTAAAATATCACAGAACGTGCTCTTAAGTTTTTGCCTAAACTATGGCATCATAGAGAATGAAGGTTTTATTCAAGGGCAAGTCGAATTGATGGAATCATGTTCAATCATTAGAGATGGGAGATATAGATCATGGCATTAGACGGCATCGTAACAAGGGCTATTGTACAAGAACTTCAAGTTTATAAGGGCGCCCGTATTAGTAAAATATATCAACCGAACAATCACGACATCCTTTTCAATCTTAGATCAAGAGAGGGGAACTCCAAACTACTACTCTCTGTCAATCCAACATACCCACGTGTGCATCTAACAGATAAGAGCTTTCTTAATCCACAGGAAGCGCCGATGTTCTGTATGCTCATGCGTAAACATTGTGAGAGCGGTACAATCGAAGACATCCAACAAGTAGGCATGGAGCGGATTATTCACATTTCCATTCGCCAGCGAGACGAACTCGGTGATGTCTCGCTGAAGAAGATTATTATTGAATTGATGGGGCGACATAGCAATATTATTCTTATGGATGCTTCAAGCGGTATCATCCTAGACGGTATTCATCACGTTACTCCTGCGATCAGCAGCTTCCGCATCGTCATGCCTGGTGTTGCATATACGGAACCCCCGGAACAGCATAAGCTTAATCCTCTTGAAGTAGATCAAGACTCATTTATCAAAGCCTACACGGAAACTGAGCAAGAACCTATCTCTTGGATTGTAGATTCTTTCAGCGGATTAAGTCCTTTAATCGCACAAGAAGTCGTATATCGTGCTAATCAAGAACAGGATTCTGTACTTAGTGATGAGAATAGAATCAGTGCAACCTTGTTATGGAGGGCTTTTTCGCAGGTCATGGTGGCTGTCAGTAAGCATGATTATCAGCCGACCATTGGAGCCAACGTGAAAGGTAAGATGGTATTCTCAGCGATATCACTTTCCATGCTACACAGTGATGTGACTACCTATAACTCAATTAGTGAATGTCTGGAAGAGTATTACGGGGATAAAGCAGAACGTGATACCGTCAAGCAAAAGGTAAGTGATCTACTTCGTTTTCTACACAATGAACGTGCTAAGAATTTGAAGAAACTCGATCATCTCCAAGAAGATATACTTGAAGCTGGTGATGCCGATCAGTATCGAATCTGGGGTGAGTTAATCTTCGCATCACTGCATATGATTAATAAAGGTGACAAATCCGTCGAATTAACCAATTTTTATGATGATGAGCAAGCTACAATGACGGTACCATTGGATCCATTGTTAAGCCCTACAGAAAATGCTAAACGGTATTTCAAAAAATATAATAAATACAAAAATAGTCTAGTAGTCATTGATCAACAACTGATAAAAACCCATGAAGAGATTCGATATATGGACGACTTATTACAACAACTCTCTCACGCCTCTATGAATGATATAGAAGAAATCCGTGAGGAATTAATTCAACAACAATATTTACGAGATCGAAGTAAAAAGACTCGAAAGAAGAAGGTTAAGAAAAAGAATGATCGTCCAACGCTTCATGTATTTACATCATCTGAAGGAATTGAAATTTATGTTGGGAAGAATAATCTCCAGAATGAATATGTCACCAATCGATTAGCTAGCCCTAATGATACTTGGTTGCATACCAAGGATATTCCCGGTTCTCATGTTGTTATCCGAAGTGATTCATTCGGTGAGGCGACACTTGAGGAAGCTGCACAACTAGCTGCTTATTTCAGCCAAGCGAAGGAATCTAGTAGCGTTCCTGTAGACTCCACATTAATTCGTCATGTTCGCAAACCAAGCGGATCGAAACCTGGTTTTGTTATTTATGACCACCAGAAAACATTATTCGTTACGCCGGATGAAAGACGGATCAAAGAATTACCGAGCACTATTAAGAATTAACTTATAACACGTCAACTTATAGCAGAAGGACCTGACAGATTAACAACGTCAGGTCCTTCTATTATTCATCTATCCTTATTCACAAAAATAAATTAAATTTATGCTTGTGTGGATCTTCTCAATTGTTCTAATACTGCAGTAGAGACTGCAACCGAACCTATATCACCATGGAATACAACACCTTGCCTAGCGCCATGAAAATCCGATCCTCCAGTTATAATAAGCCCAAATTCCTCAGCCATAGCCATGTATCGAGTCTCATCCTCTTTCTCATGATCAGAATGATAGACTTCAATACCAGCTGGCGCAGCACTCTTTATAATCTCTCTTACTAGTATATCGTCCCCATAGATTCCCGGATGAGCTAATACTGGTGCACCGCCCGCTTCCCTAATCCACACACATGCATCTATTGGTGAAATACGAGGTTCAGATACAAAAGCCCGAGCCCCTTCGGCTAAATAACGATCGAAAGCATCCCGCATATCTGTAGCATACCCTTTATGAACCAATACATCTGCAATATGTGGCCGACCAACACTCTCATCAGGAAGTAATGTGCGGCCTAACCCCATAATAACTTCTTCCATCGTGATATTGACTCCTAAGTTTTGAAGTTTCTCGATGATTTTACTATTTCGAGATTGCCTGGTTTCACGCAATCCAACAAGTCGTTGAAGAAACATGTCATCCTTATAATTAATATAGTAACCAAGTACATGAATTTCTTTTCCTCCAGAACGAGTGCTGATTTCAATACCTGGAACAACGGTAATACCAACTTCTACACCCGCAACTAGTGCTTCCTCTATTCCCGCTACAGTATCATGATCAGTGATACTAATGGCAGATAAGCCTTTATCTTTGGCTAGCTGAACATTAACCGAAGCGGGTTGCATCCCATCGGATGCTTGTGTATGTGTATGAAGGTCACATCGTCCCAACTGATTGTTCATATCATCATTTCTCCTTCTGATTACAACATATGTTCTGATCTTATAATTACGTTTGTTGCCGTAGAAAGGTCAGAAATGTTACCGCTGAAATAGGCAATAAGGTTGACTTCAGATGGATAGCATAGAACTGCCTTCTAAATGCCACATCTTTAATATCAATCATCTTCACAATTCCTAAGGCGATCTCATGCTTGACCGATGATGGAGATAACATGGTGATCCCAAGTCCCGCTTCCACAGCTGACTTCACGGCACCTGTACTACCTAGCTCCATAACAACCTTAAGTTGTTCTAGATTTATTCCCTTATTAATAAATTGATCCTCCATCACTTGACGAGTCCCAGACCCCTGTTCACGTAATACAAACGGATATTGAACTACATCTTTTAAATCTACTACATCTTGTTGCGCTAAAGGATGGTCAGCAGGAACAATCAGTTTCAACTCATCCTTCATAACAACGTCTACGACCATATCCGGATGATGAATAGGTGCCTCGATCAATCCGAAATTCAGCTGGTGCTTGCAGATATCATCTATAATTTGTGCCGTATTCATCACTTTCATTACGATATTAATCTGAGGATATTGTTGCCCAAACGGACCTAATAATCTTGGTAACACATATTCACCTATAGTTAAGCTAGCTCCAAGTTGTAATCGACCTTGCAACATATGTGTAAATGAAGACATGGCCACATCCGCTTCTCGCATAATATCAATACTTCGTTGGGCATAAGGAATTAGGGTCTTTCCTGCTTCTGTTAATTCAATTTTCTTACTGCCACGTATGAGTAATTTCGTCCCGAAGTAGTCTTCCAAAGCCTGTACCTGCATCGTTACTGCCGGTTGTGTCATATGTAGCATCTGAGCTGCTGAAGAGAAACTCCCACGTTCAGCAACCGTGTGAAATATATGTAATTGGTGAAAATTCATCATGAACCTCCCCTTTCGTAATTCTATTATAACGAAACAATTACATATACAGGCGATTATGAAATTGATTCATTTTAAACAAAAAAAGGCCCCAAGGGACCGTATTATTTATAGACCGTAATAGCTTGTTTTATCCGGGATATCACTACTATATTCAGTCTGGATTTCATTTCTATAGGAGCGTTCAATCTTACGTACATAAGATAGCCTACGAATATTCTTGGCGGTTTCTTCTGCACGGTCAGCATTTACATACATCACAACATAATGCATCTTTTTAGAAATATAATGAACGGTTCCATACTTTTCTAGATTACGAGCTGCTTTTATATCATGGACCCAAATTATAAACCCTGTCCGTTCCGAAAACATCTACTAACCACCTTTCCTTCAACACCTTCATTAACCACAAGAACAACTACCCCCGCTGCCACATCCCTTAGGTTGTGGATCATTACTAGGTACTTTAATACTTTCTGATACGGAGAATGCTATCGTCTCTGACATTTGGTGAAGCATATCATCTAACTTCTTCTCAGCCCACTTGAAATTCCGAACTTCCTCAAACATTTCAAGTTCTAACTCCACAGCGTGTACAGCATCTTGAGCGGCATGATAATCCGGATGGAAATGTCCAAAACGTTCTGTTTCATCAAACAATTCTTTCTTAGCGGCTAGTTTCTTAATTAGGGCTTGGACACCCTCATGTACATCAACTTGCTGCTTCCAATATAAATAATCTGACACATCGACAGATTGATTGATCAAATCACCTAATTCATAGGCGTACGTCAACACTTCTGCCATGTCAAAGGTCTGTAATTCTGATACGCTCATGAACTTCATCCTCTATTCTTTAGAAAAAGTTGATATTATTACTTTCGCAGACTATTACATCATAACATATCTTTCGTAGCTTATGAAGAGGTTTCCATGGCGTGAAATAGAAGCAAATTAGGTGAAACTAGGAATGATTAATTTCATTTCTTTCCAATCATCGTAATTTAATTCAATCATTTCATACTGGTTCGTTGTTGGATTATATCTTTCTCCTGAAATCACATTTGAGTTATTTGAAAACATTAATGGGATGAAATCTACCTTTTCCCCATCCAATGATAACTTGACCTTCGTCTTCAGGAGAATTGCTTGTTCTATTATTTGCCTAACCGTCGAAATATGATAGCTTCTGAAATCCTTGACCCACATCGTTGGGACTTGCTCATACTGTTGAAATAATAATTGGGGTTGAGGGATTTCATCATCCACGGCATAGGGGTATTGCCTGGTTGCATCTTCGTTTCCAAATTGTTTAATAAAGGTCTCTTTATTTTGTTCATCCTCTACTAATAACCCCACTAACCAACACTGACATTCGGATGACATAGGATTAGGATCAGTATGATTCAACTCTTGATCCCATTTTTCAAGGGTTAATACAATATGATCCGGGAGTTCCACTTCACTATTCATAGTTAAAAAAGAAATAATCTCCGCTATTCCTAATCCTCTTCGTATAGATTGTGTGACACTTTCCATCGTAAGCTTATAAATGGATATCAAATCATTGTTAAGAAGACTTGTGAACATCGATAATGTCCAGCGGATAGAATAAGAAATGCTAGGCAGTACAATGATGTCAAAGTCAGGTTGTACATAGAAGCCACAAGGAATAGGAGGTGTGTCCAATTGGGATGGAGATAATTTCACCTCATCGTAAAACAAAGCATTTCGTACTAGTTCAAGTGGAACCTTCCAGCGAAAATATGGTTGATGGTCGTCATCTGACTCCCCTACATCCATCCACCCCAAGCCCGCTAAGGCCGTAATCCAAGCACTCGCAATCGTGGTGATCTGGTCAATACGTGTTCGGTTAAGCAACTGTTGCTCAGTAAAGTAGTCGATCAGATGCTTCATTCCAATCCACTGACCTGATAATACTTCTGGTTGTGATAGCAGACCGAATAGATGCTGCCTCTCAGTATCAGATAAACCCACACGCTCACTAATTAATACCACAAGGATACTGGTCATTTGTTCCGTATTCATTGTTAACCAGATAGACAATATTTCCTCATGCACAACTATCCGTTTGTTTTCCCTATGCACCAAATTCAAACGATCTAGCAGTTCTAAGACGAAAGTGATATGCCGTGGTTCACCTTCGTTATCGCGTAATTGTAATACATGCTGGCCCAGATCCTCTTCCTTTAATTGAAGCTTTTTGTTCAGCCTTTGAACACTTTTTTTATGTATGATCCCTTTCGAATTAAGCAAAAGTTGATCTTGAGCGATGAATACGAGAGCATTAAACAGATCAAGTACAATACCAGGCTTTGCTGCTTTGATAATTTGAATTTCTGCTCCCACTTTAGGTGGGATATAGTTAAACAATGCTTGATGGATTCGTGGTAACTGTTCTATAGGGATGTAATACCTACGTTCACCCCATGACTTCATAACCGTACGTATTCTTCCTTTCTTTCTCAAAGAAAGGAACAAGAGCAAATGTTCCGCTCCGCTATAACCCAGCATTCTTAATTTCATGAATTGTGTATCATCAAATAGCTGACTCGCAAAATTCATATAGATTATTTTCAACAAGGATTGCTCGCTTGTTACATTGGATACATCTACTTCTTTCATAGAAGAAGTTGACCTCCCTCTGTAAATTCATCTATTATTCCATCATGAATTGGAATGTATTCTATATCTGGTAGGCTCTGGATCGCATATTCATACCCCTGCTCAATTAGAAATAACTGACGCCGAATTGCGAAATCCTCTTCTTTACTATCCTTAGAGACTAAGGTGTAGAAATATGCTTTATTATCTGTAGACTTCAACTTAGGGCGTAATATTCTACCGAGTCTCTGAGCCTCCTCTTGCCGTGATCCGAAGCTACCTGACACTTCTATTGCCACAGTGGCTTCTGGTAGATCTACAGCGAAGTTAGCCACTTTAGAGACGACAAGAATCGTAATCTCACCTTTT
Coding sequences within:
- the dapF gene encoding diaminopimelate epimerase; this encodes MEFTKMHGLGNDFIVIYGEQELPQNANELAIQLCHRFFGIGADGLVYILPSDIADFRMRIINSDGSEAEQCGNAIRCVAKYVYDHGYVTADEITIETLGAGAQQVHLHMRDGNVEKVTVDMGEPILDGVQIPTTLTANPIVNYPVEVEGNSFQFTAVSMGNPHCVIYVEDACSFDLEKWGSALEVHPLFPKKTNVEFATIRDRSHVDMRVWERGAGPTLACGTGACATLVSSVLNGTTERSAWISLKGGDLFIEWNEVDNHVYMTGPATAVYTGTIEI
- a CDS encoding calcium-translocating P-type ATPase, SERCA-type; amino-acid sequence: MELKKWHQMDVEELQHVMGVQSQQGLTEEEVEHKRTLSGWNELSEGKRISPIILFLNQFKDFMVVVLMGATLLSAILGEYLDAVTIIAIILLNGILGFVQEFRAERSLRALKNLSAPNAKVLRGGKVNIIPTRLLVPGDVVLLESGDRVPADVRWMETNSCSVEESALTGESLPVSKHCQVITEEDVQLGDQKNIGFMGTMMTRGTAKGIVIRIGMDTEMGKIADLIQSTEAQETPLQHRLEQLGKILIILSLALTILVVVAGILHGQPPMGMLLAGVSLAVAAIPEGLPAIVTVALALGVQRMIKRKAIVRKLPSVETLGCASVICSDKTGTLTQNKMTVTSIWVGGRSLEVTGDGYAPIGQILEKKQPIDLKNDQGLRRLLQIGALCNNSEIVEVTSDETRGKRKVKDDVKDTTWDLKGDPTEGALIALSSKMGMNSHSLGSLYQRELEFPFDSERKLMSVIVSHQGGRLIYTKGAPDVLLNQCSHILWGGNIVPLTGMMRQQVLTANESMASGALRVLGTAYRELRPQERVESEADAESQLVFVGLAGMIDPPRREVRDSIATCRRAGIKTVMITGDHGTTAEAIAHQLGILPRGGISLSGQELAKLNDDQLDAKVDQIYVYARVSPEHKLRIVKSLQRKGHVVAMTGDGVNDAPAIKAADIGIAMGITGTDVTKEASSLILSDDNFSTIVAAIEEGRNIYENIRKFIRYLLASNVGEILTMLFAMMLALPLPLLPIQILWVNLVTDGLPAMALGVDQPEKDLMEHKPRGAKENIFARRLGWKIISRGILIGLCTLAAFWLTLRVAPDQDGQLLKAQSVAFATLVMAQLFHVFDCRSSRSVFHRNPFQNKYLVLAVLSSVLLMLGVFYIEPLQPIFKTVPLGFREWAISLVAAGIPTFLMGAGSVWGGRKQRRNGSQRIIANSTKISA
- a CDS encoding Rqc2 family fibronectin-binding protein, yielding MALDGIVTRAIVQELQVYKGARISKIYQPNNHDILFNLRSREGNSKLLLSVNPTYPRVHLTDKSFLNPQEAPMFCMLMRKHCESGTIEDIQQVGMERIIHISIRQRDELGDVSLKKIIIELMGRHSNIILMDASSGIILDGIHHVTPAISSFRIVMPGVAYTEPPEQHKLNPLEVDQDSFIKAYTETEQEPISWIVDSFSGLSPLIAQEVVYRANQEQDSVLSDENRISATLLWRAFSQVMVAVSKHDYQPTIGANVKGKMVFSAISLSMLHSDVTTYNSISECLEEYYGDKAERDTVKQKVSDLLRFLHNERAKNLKKLDHLQEDILEAGDADQYRIWGELIFASLHMINKGDKSVELTNFYDDEQATMTVPLDPLLSPTENAKRYFKKYNKYKNSLVVIDQQLIKTHEEIRYMDDLLQQLSHASMNDIEEIREELIQQQYLRDRSKKTRKKKVKKKNDRPTLHVFTSSEGIEIYVGKNNLQNEYVTNRLASPNDTWLHTKDIPGSHVVIRSDSFGEATLEEAAQLAAYFSQAKESSSVPVDSTLIRHVRKPSGSKPGFVIYDHQKTLFVTPDERRIKELPSTIKN
- a CDS encoding PHP domain-containing protein — its product is MNNQLGRCDLHTHTQASDGMQPASVNVQLAKDKGLSAISITDHDTVAGIEEALVAGVEVGITVVPGIEISTRSGGKEIHVLGYYINYKDDMFLQRLVGLRETRQSRNSKIIEKLQNLGVNITMEEVIMGLGRTLLPDESVGRPHIADVLVHKGYATDMRDAFDRYLAEGARAFVSEPRISPIDACVWIREAGGAPVLAHPGIYGDDILVREIIKSAAPAGIEVYHSDHEKEDETRYMAMAEEFGLIITGGSDFHGARQGVVFHGDIGSVAVSTAVLEQLRRSTQA
- a CDS encoding selenium metabolism-associated LysR family transcriptional regulator, which produces MNFHQLHIFHTVAERGSFSSAAQMLHMTQPAVTMQVQALEDYFGTKLLIRGSKKIELTEAGKTLIPYAQRSIDIMREADVAMSSFTHMLQGRLQLGASLTIGEYVLPRLLGPFGQQYPQINIVMKVMNTAQIIDDICKHQLNFGLIEAPIHHPDMVVDVVMKDELKLIVPADHPLAQQDVVDLKDVVQYPFVLREQGSGTRQVMEDQFINKGINLEQLKVVMELGSTGAVKSAVEAGLGITMLSPSSVKHEIALGIVKMIDIKDVAFRRQFYAIHLKSTLLPISAVTFLTFLRQQT
- a CDS encoding YlbG family protein, translating into MFSERTGFIIWVHDIKAARNLEKYGTVHYISKKMHYVVMYVNADRAEETAKNIRRLSYVRKIERSYRNEIQTEYSSDIPDKTSYYGL
- a CDS encoding YlbF family regulator codes for the protein MSVSELQTFDMAEVLTYAYELGDLINQSVDVSDYLYWKQQVDVHEGVQALIKKLAAKKELFDETERFGHFHPDYHAAQDAVHAVELELEMFEEVRNFKWAEKKLDDMLHQMSETIAFSVSESIKVPSNDPQPKGCGSGGSCSCG